From Acidovorax sp. FHTAMBA, one genomic window encodes:
- a CDS encoding LPS-assembly protein LptD: protein MRPPVPQVLAWGVALAWCGLPVQALAQAGQVPPASAWDAPVALKSSPLLQEKIPEAVRPQLPVFVTGDRIEGQTDLNAVIEGNAELRRGDTVIRADRLDYNVPEDLARAQGKVRINRAGNVYEGTALELRVDAFEGFFSDARYQFLATQAHGDATRVDFIDRNRAVVHNATYTTCERGNEDSWQPDWVLRAATIRIDNVEEVGTAEDAVLEFKGVPILPVPYITFPLSEKRKSGLLPPTIALDSRDGLAYLQPYYWNIAPNRDATLRAAVMTKRGANLGGEFRYLEPSYTGQISGDVMPSDRLRDRLRWNFSGQHQGHFDTAIGALGLNLNVNRVSDDNYWRDFGRAAEPLRQRLLPGDASLHWGRDDMTASVRTLKWQTLQDVNSPIVPPYDRLPQLRWRYAPSQLGGGLDASVELDTTRFQAARELTGQPNANRSYAMAQVSRPFLAPAGFITPRLQVHATQYQFDSALSNGQRSAQRTLPTFSLDSGLVFERDAAYFGRAFLQTLEPRAFYTYTPYRDQSMLPVYDTAANDFNFATIYTENAFGGNDRLADNNLLTLGVTTRLLDPDTGAEAARFGMAQRLRFSDQKVTLPGGGPVSERLSDLLLGAGINWTPQWGFDSTVQYNPKTRRSIRSTIGARYSPGNYRTVSAAYRLQRGTSEQIDIGWQWPLNDLWGDKGKDLGAGRGQGGGRWYSVGRLNYSLQDRKLVDTVVGLEYDSCCWIGRVVLERLQSSVTTSNTRLLFQIEFVGFSRLSLGASPLETFKQNVPRYQNLREQVTTPSRFSNYD from the coding sequence CTGCGGCCACCCGTTCCCCAGGTTCTGGCCTGGGGCGTGGCGCTGGCCTGGTGTGGGCTGCCGGTGCAGGCCCTGGCACAGGCGGGGCAGGTGCCGCCCGCCAGCGCGTGGGATGCGCCCGTGGCGCTCAAAAGCTCGCCCCTGCTCCAGGAAAAGATTCCCGAGGCCGTACGCCCCCAGTTGCCGGTCTTCGTGACCGGTGACCGCATCGAAGGCCAGACCGACCTGAACGCCGTCATCGAGGGCAACGCCGAGCTGCGCCGGGGCGACACGGTGATCCGCGCGGACCGGCTGGACTACAACGTGCCCGAAGACCTGGCCCGGGCCCAGGGCAAGGTGCGCATCAACCGCGCCGGCAATGTGTATGAAGGCACAGCGCTCGAGCTGCGCGTGGACGCTTTCGAGGGCTTTTTCAGCGACGCGCGCTACCAGTTTCTGGCCACCCAGGCGCACGGCGACGCCACGCGCGTGGATTTCATCGACCGCAACCGGGCCGTGGTGCACAACGCCACCTACACCACCTGCGAACGCGGCAATGAAGACAGCTGGCAGCCCGACTGGGTGCTGCGCGCCGCCACCATCCGCATCGACAACGTGGAAGAGGTGGGCACGGCCGAAGACGCCGTGCTGGAGTTCAAGGGCGTGCCGATCCTGCCCGTCCCGTACATCACGTTTCCGCTGTCGGAAAAGCGCAAGTCCGGCCTGCTGCCGCCCACCATTGCGCTCGACAGCCGCGACGGCCTGGCCTACCTGCAACCCTATTACTGGAACATTGCGCCCAACCGCGACGCCACGCTGCGCGCCGCAGTGATGACCAAGCGCGGCGCCAACCTGGGCGGCGAGTTCCGCTACCTGGAGCCCAGCTATACCGGCCAGATCAGCGGCGACGTCATGCCGTCTGACCGCTTGCGCGACCGCCTGCGCTGGAACTTCTCGGGTCAGCACCAGGGCCACTTCGACACCGCCATCGGCGCGCTGGGGCTGAACCTGAACGTCAACCGCGTGAGCGACGACAACTACTGGCGCGACTTTGGCCGGGCCGCCGAGCCACTGCGCCAGCGCCTGCTGCCGGGCGATGCCTCGCTGCACTGGGGGCGCGATGACATGACGGCCTCGGTGCGCACCCTCAAGTGGCAGACCCTGCAGGACGTCAACTCACCCATCGTGCCGCCCTATGACCGGCTGCCGCAGCTGCGGTGGCGCTATGCGCCTTCGCAGCTCGGTGGCGGGCTGGATGCCAGCGTGGAACTGGACACCACGCGATTCCAGGCGGCCCGCGAGCTGACGGGCCAGCCCAATGCGAACCGCAGCTATGCGATGGCGCAGGTCAGCCGGCCGTTTCTGGCGCCTGCGGGTTTCATCACGCCGCGCCTGCAGGTGCACGCCACGCAGTACCAGTTTGATTCGGCACTGTCGAACGGGCAGCGGTCGGCCCAGCGCACCCTGCCCACCTTCAGCTTGGACAGCGGGCTGGTGTTCGAACGCGATGCCGCGTACTTTGGCCGTGCCTTCTTGCAGACGCTGGAGCCGCGCGCCTTCTACACCTACACGCCCTACCGCGACCAGAGCATGCTGCCCGTGTACGACACGGCCGCCAACGACTTCAACTTCGCCACCATCTACACCGAGAACGCCTTCGGCGGCAACGACCGGCTGGCCGACAACAACCTGCTCACCCTGGGCGTGACCACCCGCCTGCTGGACCCGGACACCGGTGCCGAGGCAGCGCGTTTTGGCATGGCGCAGCGGCTGCGGTTCTCGGACCAGAAGGTCACGCTGCCCGGCGGCGGGCCCGTGAGCGAGCGCCTGTCCGATTTGCTGCTGGGTGCCGGCATCAACTGGACGCCGCAGTGGGGCTTTGACTCCACCGTGCAGTACAACCCGAAGACGCGCCGCTCGATCCGCTCCACCATCGGCGCGCGCTACAGCCCGGGCAACTACCGCACCGTGAGCGCCGCCTACCGCCTGCAGCGTGGCACCAGCGAGCAGATCGACATCGGCTGGCAGTGGCCGCTGAACGACCTGTGGGGCGACAAGGGCAAGGATCTGGGTGCGGGCCGCGGGCAAGGTGGCGGGCGCTGGTACAGCGTGGGCCGCCTGAACTACAGCCTGCAGGACAGGAAGCTCGTGGACACCGTGGTGGGCCTGGAATACGACAGCTGCTGCTGGATTGGCCGTGTCGTGCTGGAGCGCCTGCAAAGCAGCGTTACCACCTCGAACACACGCCTGCTGTTCCAGATCGAGTTTGTGGGCTTCTCGCGCCTGAGCCTGGGCGCAAGCCCGCTGGAAACCTTCAAGCAAAATGTGCCGCGCTACCAGAACCTGCGTGAGCAGGTCACCACGCCCAGCCGTTTCAGCAACTACGACTAA
- a CDS encoding peptidylprolyl isomerase: protein MNHRVIALALATLASLLSQGALAQGLRPSGAPSASGLTTRPAATPSITLPAPTQGSSSSAPRQADYIVAVVNSEPVTNNEVRSRLARAEAQLAQQGGAMPPRQLLAREVLERIIVERVQLQQARELGVKVDDFAISQTEQAVARQNNLSVEDLLRRLARDGITQERFREDLRNQLLLQRLREREVEARVKVTDLDVDQYLREQQKGTDVTSMEINLGHVLVLVPENATPVQVAERQARAQSAADKVRAGEDFAAVAREFSDAPEGQRAGGQLGLRPADRYPELFVTSTLGLPVGSIVGPVRSPAGFHVLKVIERVTAGVPSTVAQNRARHILLRTGPQLSESAAAERLAEYRRRVQMGQADFATLAREHSQDGSSKEGGDLGWATPGRYVPEFEQALNALKPGEISEPVVSRFGVHLIQLLERREARLSQREQREMVRDTVREKKLDEAYATWAQELRGRAYVEYRDPPQ, encoded by the coding sequence ATGAATCACCGTGTCATTGCCCTGGCCCTTGCCACCCTGGCCTCCCTGCTGTCCCAGGGTGCCCTGGCCCAGGGCCTGCGTCCCTCTGGCGCTCCGTCGGCCTCCGGGCTGACCACGCGTCCGGCGGCCACGCCCTCCATCACGCTGCCAGCCCCCACCCAGGGCAGCAGCAGCTCGGCGCCACGGCAGGCGGATTACATCGTCGCTGTGGTCAACTCCGAGCCGGTGACCAACAACGAAGTGCGCTCGCGCCTCGCACGCGCCGAGGCGCAGCTCGCACAGCAAGGCGGCGCCATGCCACCGCGCCAGTTGCTGGCCCGCGAGGTGCTGGAGCGCATCATCGTGGAACGCGTGCAGCTGCAGCAGGCGCGCGAGCTGGGCGTCAAGGTGGATGACTTTGCGATCTCGCAGACTGAGCAGGCCGTGGCGCGCCAGAACAACCTGTCGGTCGAGGACCTGCTCCGCCGCCTGGCGCGCGATGGCATCACCCAGGAACGCTTTCGCGAGGACCTGCGCAACCAGTTGCTGCTGCAGCGCCTGCGCGAGCGCGAGGTGGAAGCGCGCGTGAAAGTGACCGACCTGGATGTCGACCAGTACCTGCGCGAACAGCAAAAGGGCACCGACGTCACGTCGATGGAAATCAACCTGGGCCATGTGCTCGTCCTGGTGCCGGAGAACGCCACCCCCGTGCAGGTGGCCGAGCGCCAGGCACGCGCCCAGAGCGCGGCCGACAAGGTGCGCGCAGGCGAAGACTTTGCGGCGGTGGCCCGCGAGTTTTCCGACGCGCCAGAGGGGCAGCGTGCGGGCGGCCAGCTGGGCCTGCGCCCGGCCGACCGGTACCCCGAGCTGTTTGTGACCTCCACGCTGGGCCTGCCCGTGGGCAGCATCGTTGGGCCCGTGCGTTCGCCTGCAGGGTTCCATGTGCTCAAGGTGATCGAGCGCGTCACGGCCGGCGTACCCTCCACGGTGGCGCAAAACCGTGCGCGCCACATCCTGCTGCGCACCGGCCCGCAACTGTCTGAATCGGCGGCCGCCGAGCGCCTGGCCGAATACCGCCGCCGCGTGCAAATGGGGCAGGCCGACTTCGCCACGCTGGCCCGCGAGCATTCGCAGGATGGAAGCTCCAAGGAGGGTGGGGACCTGGGCTGGGCCACGCCGGGCCGGTATGTGCCTGAATTCGAGCAGGCCCTGAACGCGCTCAAGCCCGGCGAGATCAGCGAACCCGTGGTGTCGCGCTTTGGCGTGCACCTGATCCAGCTGCTGGAGCGGCGCGAGGCCAGGCTGAGCCAGCGCGAACAGCGTGAGATGGTGCGCGACACCGTGCGCGAAAAGAAGCTCGACGAGGCCTACGCCACGTGGGCGCAGGAGCTGCGCGGACGGGCCTATGTCGAGTACCGCGACCCGCCACAATGA
- the rsmA gene encoding 16S rRNA (adenine(1518)-N(6)/adenine(1519)-N(6))-dimethyltransferase RsmA, whose protein sequence is MKHIPRKRFGQHFLSDKGIIEDIVQAIAPQPGQPMVEIGPGLAALTQPLVERLGRLTVIELDRDLALRLRLHGQLDVIESDVLKVDFTALAQAMREKTAQPALRLRVVGNLPYNISTPILFHLLDHVQVIEDQHFMLQKEVIDRMVAKPATGDYGRLSVMLQWRYAMENVLFVPPESFDPPPRVDSAVVRMVPHAEPAPLSMPLLEELVQVAFSQRRKLLRHTLGRWLEARQFAGHFDTQRRAEEVPVAEFVALAQECS, encoded by the coding sequence ATGAAGCATATTCCCCGCAAGCGCTTCGGGCAGCATTTCCTGTCCGACAAGGGCATCATTGAAGACATCGTGCAGGCCATTGCGCCCCAGCCCGGCCAGCCCATGGTCGAGATCGGGCCGGGCCTGGCGGCACTGACCCAGCCGCTGGTGGAGCGCCTGGGGCGGCTCACCGTCATTGAGCTGGACCGTGACCTGGCCTTGCGCCTGCGGCTGCATGGCCAGCTCGACGTGATCGAGTCCGATGTGCTGAAGGTCGATTTCACCGCGCTGGCACAGGCCATGCGGGAAAAAACCGCGCAGCCCGCCCTGCGGCTGCGGGTGGTGGGCAACCTGCCCTACAACATTTCCACACCCATCCTGTTCCATCTGCTGGACCATGTGCAGGTCATCGAAGACCAGCACTTCATGCTGCAAAAGGAAGTAATCGACCGCATGGTGGCAAAACCCGCCACCGGCGACTACGGGCGCCTGTCGGTGATGCTGCAGTGGCGCTACGCGATGGAAAACGTGCTCTTCGTGCCGCCCGAGAGCTTTGACCCGCCCCCGCGCGTGGACAGCGCCGTGGTGCGCATGGTCCCGCATGCCGAACCAGCACCGTTGTCGATGCCACTGCTGGAAGAACTGGTGCAGGTGGCCTTCAGCCAGCGCCGCAAGCTGCTGCGCCACACGCTGGGCCGCTGGCTCGAAGCCCGCCAGTTTGCCGGCCACTTCGACACCCAGCGCCGCGCCGAAGAAGTGCCCGTGGCCGAATTTGTGGCTCTGGCGCAGGAATGCTCATAA
- a CDS encoding barstar family protein encodes MQTPLRKDQETPLRGVRTNIVQSIRAFRVQDLQDAATSMGHHFLYANLAHAQSKQDVLDLIAGQFTFPSHFGKNFDALYDCMTDPLHKSGPQPGFIVVLEQIPATGKFDKEAREQLLDIFRDAADYWGDRKIPFRCFYSFL; translated from the coding sequence ATGCAGACGCCACTTCGTAAAGACCAGGAAACGCCACTGCGTGGCGTGCGCACCAACATCGTGCAGTCCATTCGCGCCTTCCGCGTGCAGGACCTGCAGGATGCAGCCACCTCCATGGGTCACCATTTCTTGTACGCCAACCTGGCCCACGCGCAGTCCAAGCAGGATGTGCTGGACCTGATTGCCGGGCAATTCACTTTTCCGTCGCACTTCGGCAAGAACTTCGATGCGCTGTACGACTGCATGACGGACCCTCTGCACAAATCGGGACCGCAGCCCGGTTTCATCGTGGTGCTGGAGCAGATCCCCGCCACGGGCAAGTTCGACAAGGAAGCCCGCGAGCAGCTGCTCGACATCTTCCGCGACGCTGCCGATTACTGGGGCGACCGCAAGATACCGTTCAGGTGTTTCTATTCTTTTCTGTAG
- a CDS encoding ribonuclease: MLKAVATRARKAGFLCVLGVAFVLSPVAGHARNSPSTTGSIPPIALAELPPQGRATYALIHEGGPFPYDKDGTVFGNRERLLPAHKRGYYREYTVRTPGSRNRGARRIVCGGKPRTPDACYYTSDHYASFREIVE, translated from the coding sequence ATGCTGAAGGCTGTAGCCACCCGGGCGCGCAAAGCAGGGTTTTTGTGTGTTCTGGGTGTTGCGTTCGTGTTGTCCCCGGTTGCGGGGCATGCCCGGAACTCCCCGTCCACCACCGGCTCCATTCCCCCCATTGCATTGGCCGAGTTGCCGCCCCAAGGGCGCGCAACCTACGCGCTGATTCATGAAGGAGGGCCCTTTCCGTATGACAAGGACGGAACGGTTTTTGGCAATCGCGAGCGGCTGTTGCCCGCCCACAAGCGGGGTTACTACCGTGAGTACACCGTCAGAACACCAGGATCGCGCAACCGGGGAGCCCGGCGCATTGTGTGTGGCGGCAAGCCCCGGACGCCGGACGCCTGCTACTACACCAGCGATCACTACGCCAGTTTTCGCGAAATCGTCGAGTGA